TAGAAGCATCTACCTTAGCGTATCCCTGCGGACGAGCCTTTGCATTTTGATACCAAAGCACAAAACCGTCAATGATATGAACTAAAAATCCAACGACCAATCCTATTTCCAATGTTCTCATTAAAATATTGGTTCCCATAAAATGAGCCGCATGAGTAAATGTTTGACCGCCATCGTTCAAAAAAACTAGGCAATTTAAGCCACAATGTACAATCAAAAATAAAATCAAGAAAATACCAGAAAGCCCCATGATATACTTTTTGGTCAGTGAAGAAAGCCCTTTAGTGCTCATTTATAAATTAATTTTAAAAGAATAAAACGAATAAGTCATATTCAATTTATGACAAGGCAAATTTATAAAAATCTAGCAAGCTAAAATGATAAATAGTGTTATAGGCATTTACTATTTTACCTTTAACCCATATTTCTTCATAAATTTAAGATAAAGATCGGTCTGTTTATTTCCTAAATCAATGAAACGTCCATCAATAAATGCCTGAGTGACTTTGGATGAACGCATATCAAGTATATCACCTTCGGAAATGACAATACTGGCATCTTTGCCTACCTCTAGCGACCCTAATCTATTTGATACTCCTAGTATCTGTGCGGGACAGAGTGAAATTGATTTTAAAGCTTCTTCTTTGCTGAGTCCATACGGAACCGTCTGACCAGCTTGAAAAGGAAGATTTCGAACCTGCCAAAAACCTTCGTTGCTGATAGCAAACAGAACTCCCGCTTTTTGCAAGATTGCAGGTGTTTTATAAGGTTGGTGCACATCCTCATCAGCATAGTTAGGTAATTCATGGGTTCTGCCTAGTATGACAGATATTTTTTTCTGCGCTAAAATATCTGCAATTTGATAACAATCAGCAGCTCCTAACAGCGTAATTTGAATCCCGAACTGTTCTGCAAATTCTATAGCATGCAATATTTCTTTGATATGTTGGACTTGGATATAAAGTTTGCGTTTGCCATTGACCACTTCTCGGAGGCTCTCAAATCTCAAATTTTTCTTTTCGTGGGTTACTCCTGAATAACTTTTGGCTTCCATAAAGTAGTCGATGATTTCTTGGCGCTGCACTTCATAGTCTTTGTTTGGTTCATAACCTTTGGCTTCTGCCCACCAACCCATTTTTCTGTTTAGTGTAGGCCAATTCAGAACGACCCCATCTTCCGCTATGACAGCAGCGTCTTCCCAGTTCCAAGCATCGAGCTGCACGAGCGAAGTCGTGCCCGATACGATTCCTCCTCCAGGAACTATCTGTGCATATAAGACGCCATTGCTGCGCACGGTAGGGGTCACTCGTGAATCGGTATTATAAGAAACTATCGTTCGGACATTCGCATTTTGTTGACCTTGCTCAGCGCCATCATTCGTAGCTCGAACAGCTTCTATTTCCGATAAGCCGAGATAGGTATTGAGGGCTATGAGTGCTGGATAAATATGCTGCCCTGACACATCTACTTTTTTACAATTTAATTGAGACAAAATCGTGCTGCTGTTGGCACTCACTTGCTGAATTTTTCCATGCTCAAATACGATGATTCCATTCTCAATAACCTCTCCATTACCTATGTGTATAGTAGCTCCATATAGACATATTCGTTCCGCTTGTTTGGGAGCAGGAGTTGGTATATCTTGGGAAAATAGATAAGTGGGAATGGTAAATAGTAGGAATAATTTTTTAAAAAATTTCATCACGTTTTTCATTTATTTTATTTAGAATATTTAATGCAAACACTCACCTTCATTGCCGCAGCTAAAAGAGTATTTTTGCTTTTTAGTAGGTTCTTGTGTTTCAGCACCTGCCTTCTTTTCCTCGGTTAGCTTCTGTATTAAGATCGCACGTTCTTTTAGCATTTTAGATTTACTTATAGCATTCTGCTCTAGTGAATAGAAACAACGACCATCTACATAAGTGCGCTCTGCTACAGCATAAATAGACAGCGGATGGTCAGACCACAGCACGATATCGGCATCCTTACCTATTTTCAGGCTACCCATTCTATGATCTAAGTGTAGCATTTTGGCTGGGTTTAAGGTGACTAATTTCCACGCATCTTCTTCAC
This genomic window from Chitinophagales bacterium contains:
- a CDS encoding amidohydrolase family protein, with the translated sequence MKFFKKLFLLFTIPTYLFSQDIPTPAPKQAERICLYGATIHIGNGEVIENGIIVFEHGKIQQVSANSSTILSQLNCKKVDVSGQHIYPALIALNTYLGLSEIEAVRATNDGAEQGQQNANVRTIVSYNTDSRVTPTVRSNGVLYAQIVPGGGIVSGTTSLVQLDAWNWEDAAVIAEDGVVLNWPTLNRKMGWWAEAKGYEPNKDYEVQRQEIIDYFMEAKSYSGVTHEKKNLRFESLREVVNGKRKLYIQVQHIKEILHAIEFAEQFGIQITLLGAADCYQIADILAQKKISVILGRTHELPNYADEDVHQPYKTPAILQKAGVLFAISNEGFWQVRNLPFQAGQTVPYGLSKEEALKSISLCPAQILGVSNRLGSLEVGKDASIVISEGDILDMRSSKVTQAFIDGRFIDLGNKQTDLYLKFMKKYGLKVK